CAAGGTTTGCAGTTTGGCCATTCCATTGCTATCTAGTACATCTGCATAGTCTTCCATTAAGAAGTTCGCGTAGTTATGAATGCCCCGCAGCGGTTCTTTGAGGTCATGAGAGGCAACATAAGCAAAAGAATCAAGTTCTTCGTTACTCCGTTGTAATTCAAAATTCATCGATGCCAGTTTGTCTGCCTGCCGCAACACAACGCCCACAATCAGGCTTCGCAGTTCAGCAACCACTTCAACTTCACAGGGTTTCCAGGGTAGGGCAGATCCTTGCACAGTTTCTTGCCATAATTCAAAGGATTTGCGAGGAGATATTCTTAAACTACCATTTGAGAAAACTTCCACAGGCTTGTTGGGGTTACCACCCCAATTCACCGTTTGAATTACCTCTGGACGAAACCAGAGAATGTAATTGTGGTGAACTTTGGAAATTTCCAGAGCTAATACGCCACTAGCGATCACTTTAAATGATTCAGCAGCAGGGTAATTTTTCGAGAGCGATCGCGTCTCAAACAAGTTATGATGCAGTTGAGGTTTAATCCAATCAAGCAAGGCGTGAATCTCTGACTCAGATGGGGTTTTACCTACTTGAATATACTGGTCGCCACTACATATCACCGCTCCCGTGGCGCTGACCAGATTGAGTAATTGAGATTTCATTTGCACCATGCCATCCAGGAAATACTCAGCCTGAGACAAGCCTTCCACAAATTGCGTTTGCAATGACTTTAATTGACTTTTGTAATCAATATCTTCACTTGCTTCTTTATTTGCCAATTCTACAGACATCACCTGTCCAATGAACTCGCAGATGGTGCGGATATTGTAAGAAATATATTTGGGTGAAGAATGGTGACAGGCAATCAATCCCCAAAGCTTTTGCTCGTGCATCAGAGAAATAGACATGGAGGCGGTCACGCCCATATTTTGCAGGTACTCTAGATGTAATGGAGAAACACTCCGCAACACTGATAAACTGAGATCCAACGGTTGATTTGTCAAGGGATTGTTTGTTGGAATTAAGGTGGCAGGCTGGTAGCTGGCATTTGGAATCAGCCGCAGCCAGTTCAGGGTGTATAGCTGTCGGGCTTGCTTGGGAATATCAGAGGGCGGATAGTGTAAATCCAAATAGGGCGTTTCCTGATTGGTGTCTTCAGCGATGACACTGCCTGCCCCTTCGCGATCAAATCTATAGACCATGACGCGAT
This Nostoc sp. C052 DNA region includes the following protein-coding sequences:
- a CDS encoding ATP-binding protein, producing MTDEIIDLTNCDREPIHIPSLIQPHGVLLVLQDPTLKIIQVSSNSQEVVGRQPDELLGKPLSDLLNVKQIKLIQQCLTEDFESVNPLNISIKYQNKSIYFDGIVHRFDNIIILELEPKKSKEKTGFFDFYQQVRGTISRIQKTPTLLEMCQVVVKEVRRITGFDRVMVYRFDREGAGSVIAEDTNQETPYLDLHYPPSDIPKQARQLYTLNWLRLIPNASYQPATLIPTNNPLTNQPLDLSLSVLRSVSPLHLEYLQNMGVTASMSISLMHEQKLWGLIACHHSSPKYISYNIRTICEFIGQVMSVELANKEASEDIDYKSQLKSLQTQFVEGLSQAEYFLDGMVQMKSQLLNLVSATGAVICSGDQYIQVGKTPSESEIHALLDWIKPQLHHNLFETRSLSKNYPAAESFKVIASGVLALEISKVHHNYILWFRPEVIQTVNWGGNPNKPVEVFSNGSLRISPRKSFELWQETVQGSALPWKPCEVEVVAELRSLIVGVVLRQADKLASMNFELQRSNEELDSFAYVASHDLKEPLRGIHNYANFLMEDYADVLDSNGMAKLQTLVRLTQRMEDLINSLLHFSRLGRAELIRQAVNLNELVPQVITTLTISRPQSEVEFRIPQPLKSVQGDRAQINELFSNLISNAIKYNDKPQKWVEIGFIEGNGERKVASTSLTFYVRDNGIGISQEHLDKIFQIFRRLHGRDDFGGGTGVGLTIARKIVERHGGRIWVESTPTEGSTFYFTLSAEANT